A genomic segment from Spinacia oleracea cultivar Varoflay chromosome 3, BTI_SOV_V1, whole genome shotgun sequence encodes:
- the LOC110797935 gene encoding pathogenesis-related thaumatin-like protein 3.5, with protein MQQKLLFKLNKFITILLILIFPYTVSSTFTVTNNCPFTIWPGTLSGSGTPALSSTGFQLDSGKSARLEAVPGWSGRIWARTGCKFDVTGAGKCQTGDCGGRLECDGSGATPPASLFEITLGQGSNKDFYDVSMVDGYNLPLVAWPTGTNGAACNATGCISDLNMGCPKELQVMGGDGGGGVIACKSACEAFGLDHYCCSGQFANPTTCQPSFYSQVFKRACPRAYSYAFDDASSTFTCKAYNYAIVFCPKSAAVTRNPNNGAATPPPTIPYNPPPTGGAAMSPPSIPYDSPPTGGAAISPPTGGAARSPPSFTYSPPVGGTAMSPPNTPYKLPPSPTYSSPPIGSAAKSPPNIPFTSPPSFSYNSPPIGQDTQPSPVGDSAPPFINHSFGESEGEVSSSYTLLPYPVYTLLTFISLLLLR; from the exons ATGCAACAAAAATTATTGTTTAAGCTCAACAAATTCATTACCATCCTCTTAATATTGATATTTCCTTACACAGTTTCTTCTACATTCACAGTAACCAACAACTGTCCATTTACAATATGGCCCGGGACATTATCCGGGTCAGGCACGCCCGCACTTTCCTCCACCGGGTTTCAGCTAGATTCCGGGAAGAGTGCAAGGCTTGAGGCGGTTCCGGGTTGGTCGGGCCGTATATGGGCCAGGACGGGCTGCAAGTTTGACGTGACGGGTGCAGGGAAATGTCAAACAGGGGATTGTGGAGGGAGGTTGGAATGTGATGGGAGCGGGGCGACACCACCAGCTTCGCTGTTTGAGATCACATTAGGGCAGGGAAGTAACAAGGATTTCTATGATGTTAGTATGGTGGATGGCTATAATCTTCCTCTTGTTGCTTGGCCTACTGGGACTAATGGTGCTGCTTGCAATGCAACAGGGTGTATTTCTGACCTTAACATGG GATGCCCAAAGGAGCTGCAGGTGATGGGCGGAGATGGTGGAGGAGGAGTGATCGCATGCAAAAGCGCCTGTGAGGCATTTGGACTAGACCATTACTGTTGTAGCGGACAGTTTGCTAACCCAACCACATGTCAACCGTCATTTTACTCACAAGTCTTCAAGAGAGCTTGTCCAAGGGCGTACAGTTACGCCTTTGATGACGCCTCAAGCACATTCACATGCAAGGCTTACAACTATGCCATAGTTTTCTGCCCCAAATCTGCTGCTGT GACCAGGAACCCAAATAATGGCGCAGCTACACCACCGCCAACTATCCCATATAATCCACCACCAACTGGTGGCGCAGCTATGTCACCGCCAAGTATCCCATATGATTCACCACCAACTGGAGGCGCAGCTATATCACCACCAACTGGAGGTGCAGCTAGGTCACCACCAAGTTTCACCTACAGTCCCCCGGTTGGTGGCACAGCTATGTCACCACCAAACACCCCTTATAAATTACCACCAAGTCCCACATACAGTTCGCCACCAATTGGTAGCGCAGCTAAATCACCCCCAAATATCCCATTTACGTCACCTCCAAGTTTCTCCTACAATTCACCTCCGATTGGCCAAGATACACAACCGAGCCCCGTTGGCGATTCAGCACCACCATTCATAAATCACAGTTTTGGGGAATCTGAGGGAGAGGTCTCCTCCTCATATACCCTCTTACCATACCCTGTGTATACACTTTTGACCTTCATCAGTTTGCTGCTGTTGAGGTAA
- the LOC110797927 gene encoding DNA-binding protein BIN4 isoform X2, which translates to MGDSREASPDWLRSFKAPTQSITTLSSDSEPSSDKSPARDDSDTTHRTSNLLEEDGEEDEKICDIPIKSHTKKSPIKKTTNKRVKVGKVTPAKRKKSEKPEKRGAEDDENVKMEEVSDKSMEAPATAPSSVCELSSDSESHLDTTTGEKKEKHDDEESAPSSAVKEKSPKKRMKQEDVQPTEKRTNELSSDSESYLDATISEKKEKHNDEESAPRSAVKRKSPKKRMKQEEVQPTEKKRTNEPLKVEGEVDNMDVAEEGKVSSSTLPLVLPDKVHRSKALVECEGESIELSGDMGAVGRVIISETPSKESEMFLDLKGTIYKTIIVPSRTFCVVSVGQSEAKIEAIMNDFIQLKPQSNVYNAETMVEGTLEGFTFDSDDEADKMTKDGKADQKEGSEEKSNKKTKGKAEKKPAATKKKGKDAGGKKPIKRKPQAPKKGKAKK; encoded by the exons ATGGGAGATTCTAGGGAGGCATCTCCTGATTGGTTGCGTTCTTTTAAG GCTCCTACTCAATCTATCACAACTTTGTCATCTGATTCAGAGCCTTCTAGTGACAAAAGCCCTGCAAGAGACGATAGTGATACAACCCATAGAACATCAAACTTGTTGGAGGAAGATGGGGAAGAGGATGAAAAGATATGTGATATTCCCATAAAGTCTCATACCAAAAAGTCACCAATCAAGAAGACAACTAACAAACGAGTGAAAGTTGGTAAGGTAACGCCTGCCAAAAGGAAAAAATCTGAAAAGCCTGAGAAAAGAG GGGCTGAAGATGATGAGAATGTTAAGATGGAAGAAGTTTCTGATAAGTCAATGGAAGCTCCTGCAACT GCACCAAGTTCAGTTTGCGAACTGTCATCAGATTCTGAGTCCCACTTAGATACAACCACAggggaaaagaaagagaaacatGATGATGAAGAGTCTGCACCTAGTAGTGCAGTGAAGGAAAAATCTCCAAAGAAAAGGATGAAACAGGAAGATGTTCAACCAACAGAGAAGAGAACGAATGAACTGTCATCAGATTCTGAATCATACTTAGATGCAACCATAagtgaaaagaaagagaaacatAATGATGAAGAGTCTGCACCCCGTAGTGCAGTGAAGAGAAAGTCTCCAAAGAAAAGGATGAAACAGGAAGAAGTTCAACCAACAGAGAAGAAGAGAACTAACGAGCCTTTGAAAGTAGAAG GGGAAGTTGACAATATGGATGTCGCCGAGGAAGGCAAA GTTAGCTCTTCTACTTTGCCTTTGGTACTGCCTGACAAAGTACATCGCTCTAAG GCACTTGTTGAGTGTGAAGGTGAATCAATTGAGTTGAGTGGTGATATGGGTGCTGTGGGACGGGTTATTATTTCAGAGACTCCATCAAAAGAATCTGAAATGTTTCTCGATTTAAAAG GAACCATATACAAAACCATAATTGTTCCTTCAAGAACATTCTGTGTG GTCAGCGTTGGTCAGTCTGAGGCCAAG ATAGAGGCCATCATGAACGATTTTATTCAGCTAAAACCGCAATCAAATGTTTATAACGCTGAGACTATGGTTGAAG GAACACTGGAAGGGTTCACCTTTGACTCTGATGATGAAGCTGATAAGATGACCAAGGATGGTAAAGCTGATCAGAAAGAAGGCAGTGAAGAGAAATCCAACAAGAAAACCAAAGGAAAAGCGGAGAAAAAACCG GCTGCAACAAAAAAGAAGGGGAAGGATGCAGGAGGGAAGAAGCCAATCAAAAGGAAACCTCAGgcaccaaagaaaggcaaggctAAGAAGTAA
- the LOC110797927 gene encoding DNA-binding protein BIN4 isoform X1: MGDSREASPDWLRSFKAPTQSITTLSSDSEPSSDKSPARDDSDTTHRTSNLLEEDGEEDEKICDIPIKSHTKKSPIKKTTNKRVKVGKVTPAKRKKSEKPEKRGAEDDENVKMEEVSDKSMEAPATAPSSVCELSSDSESHLDTTTGEKKEKHDDEESAPSSAVKEKSPKKRMKQEDVQPTEKRTNELSSDSESYLDATISEKKEKHNDEESAPRSAVKRKSPKKRMKQEEVQPTEKKRTNEPLKVEGEVDNMDVAEEGKVEKQTVSSSTLPLVLPDKVHRSKALVECEGESIELSGDMGAVGRVIISETPSKESEMFLDLKGTIYKTIIVPSRTFCVVSVGQSEAKIEAIMNDFIQLKPQSNVYNAETMVEGTLEGFTFDSDDEADKMTKDGKADQKEGSEEKSNKKTKGKAEKKPAATKKKGKDAGGKKPIKRKPQAPKKGKAKK, encoded by the exons ATGGGAGATTCTAGGGAGGCATCTCCTGATTGGTTGCGTTCTTTTAAG GCTCCTACTCAATCTATCACAACTTTGTCATCTGATTCAGAGCCTTCTAGTGACAAAAGCCCTGCAAGAGACGATAGTGATACAACCCATAGAACATCAAACTTGTTGGAGGAAGATGGGGAAGAGGATGAAAAGATATGTGATATTCCCATAAAGTCTCATACCAAAAAGTCACCAATCAAGAAGACAACTAACAAACGAGTGAAAGTTGGTAAGGTAACGCCTGCCAAAAGGAAAAAATCTGAAAAGCCTGAGAAAAGAG GGGCTGAAGATGATGAGAATGTTAAGATGGAAGAAGTTTCTGATAAGTCAATGGAAGCTCCTGCAACT GCACCAAGTTCAGTTTGCGAACTGTCATCAGATTCTGAGTCCCACTTAGATACAACCACAggggaaaagaaagagaaacatGATGATGAAGAGTCTGCACCTAGTAGTGCAGTGAAGGAAAAATCTCCAAAGAAAAGGATGAAACAGGAAGATGTTCAACCAACAGAGAAGAGAACGAATGAACTGTCATCAGATTCTGAATCATACTTAGATGCAACCATAagtgaaaagaaagagaaacatAATGATGAAGAGTCTGCACCCCGTAGTGCAGTGAAGAGAAAGTCTCCAAAGAAAAGGATGAAACAGGAAGAAGTTCAACCAACAGAGAAGAAGAGAACTAACGAGCCTTTGAAAGTAGAAG GGGAAGTTGACAATATGGATGTCGCCGAGGAAGGCAAAGTTGAGAAGCAAACT GTTAGCTCTTCTACTTTGCCTTTGGTACTGCCTGACAAAGTACATCGCTCTAAG GCACTTGTTGAGTGTGAAGGTGAATCAATTGAGTTGAGTGGTGATATGGGTGCTGTGGGACGGGTTATTATTTCAGAGACTCCATCAAAAGAATCTGAAATGTTTCTCGATTTAAAAG GAACCATATACAAAACCATAATTGTTCCTTCAAGAACATTCTGTGTG GTCAGCGTTGGTCAGTCTGAGGCCAAG ATAGAGGCCATCATGAACGATTTTATTCAGCTAAAACCGCAATCAAATGTTTATAACGCTGAGACTATGGTTGAAG GAACACTGGAAGGGTTCACCTTTGACTCTGATGATGAAGCTGATAAGATGACCAAGGATGGTAAAGCTGATCAGAAAGAAGGCAGTGAAGAGAAATCCAACAAGAAAACCAAAGGAAAAGCGGAGAAAAAACCG GCTGCAACAAAAAAGAAGGGGAAGGATGCAGGAGGGAAGAAGCCAATCAAAAGGAAACCTCAGgcaccaaagaaaggcaaggctAAGAAGTAA